A region from the Triticum urartu cultivar G1812 chromosome 1, Tu2.1, whole genome shotgun sequence genome encodes:
- the LOC125539661 gene encoding phosphatidate cytidylyltransferase, mitochondrial-like — translation MEAAAGRGLDLAGPLRDLLPPVDFCCAYGSTLTHARPDGTSMVDYILGVADPLQWHSENLARNPTHYSSWMARRGPEAVTWLADRVGVGVYFNPFVEWGDKRIKYGVVAMKDLTADILTWDQFYLSGRLQKPVHVLVDNWDIRKVNTVNLKMAAAASLLLLPKEFTEHDLYAKICGLSYMGDIRMLFAEDKYKVKKIVDGSFQPFQLMYRPLIQEYISEGILKMSDYRQQKAFKQDCGVSATNELFSSLPRMIQRRLQGRFTSNSTEILTHIPTRTLVPSKEVAAASVRTALRRRVMVSSARQAACGLLASGGLVAARYLGKKMSKALSTRCLTFF, via the exons atggaggcggcggccggaaGGGGCCTGGACCTGGCCGGCCCGCTCCGGGACCTCCTCCCGCCGGTGGACTTCTGCTGCGCGTACGGCTCCACCCTCACCCACGCCCGCCCCGACGGCACCTCCATGGTCGACTACATCCTCGGCGTCGCCGACCCCCTCCAGTGGCACTCCGAG AACTTGGCGAGGAACCCCACACATTACTCTAGCTGGATGGCGCGCCGTGGCCCCGAAGCC GTCACTTGGCTCGCAGatcgtgtcggtgtcggggtctACTTTAATCCCTTTGTCGAGTGGGGAGACAAG AGGATCAAGTATGGGGTGGTAGCGATGAAGGACCTGACGGCGGATATCTTGACCTGGGACCAGTTCTACCTAAGTGGCCGACTGCAAAAACCT GTCCATGTTCTTGTCGATAACTGGGATATAAGGAAGGTTAACACAGTTAATCTGAAAATGGCAGCTGCAGCTTCTCTGCTTCTTTTGCCAAAAGAATTCACAGAG CATGACCTATACGCAAAAATTTGCGGCCTATCTTATATGGGTGACATAAGGATGTTATTTGCCGAAGACAAATATAAG GTCAAGAAGATTGTGGACGGTAGTTTCCAGCCATTTCAATTGATGTACAGACCCCTGATACAGGAGTATATTTCTGAAGGGATACTGAAGATGTCAGATTACAGACAACAAAAGGCTTTCAAGcag GACTGTGGTGTATCTGCAACGAATGAACTGTTCTCTTCTCTCCCGCGTATGATCCAAAGGAGACTGCAGGGAAGATTCACATCAAATAGCACAG AAATACTGACTCACATACCGACCCGCACGTTGGTTCCATCGAAAGAGGTGGCAGCGGCATCCGTCCGCACGGCTCTGAGGCGCCGCGTAATGGTTTCGAGCGCACGGCAAGCAGCTTGTGGGCTGCTCGCCTCTGGCGGCCTGGTCGCCGCGCGGTACCTGGGGAAGAAAATGTCCAAGGCCTTGAGCACCCGATGTTTGACTTTTTTTTAG